The following coding sequences are from one Panicum hallii strain FIL2 chromosome 5, PHallii_v3.1, whole genome shotgun sequence window:
- the LOC112894907 gene encoding la-related protein 1-like, protein MKRTRAQQPKVEDPQDAGAAASTGNPAKPLRRAKQPRQPKAGAAKKPGAATARAAAAAVAAAANAASAAPSPGPESAQTVPDVCAYYAGEVAAGARPVDWDLDAGLDAAAWWTWGVDEEKLLGWFPFVEEDFRCAGGRAGDAEVAAFDHDIWSIW, encoded by the coding sequence ATGAAGCGGACCAGAGCGCAGCAGCCCAAGGTCGAGGATCCGCAGgacgcgggcgccgccgcgagCACCGGCAACCCCGCAAAGCCGCTGCGCCGGGCCAAGCAGCCGCGGCAGCCCAAGGCGGGCGCCGCCAAGAAACCcggcgcggcgacggcgcgcgccgcggccgcggcggtcgCGGCCGCCGCTAATGCCGCTTCGGCCGCGCCCTCGCCCGGTCCGGAGTCGGCGCAGACCGTGCCGGACGTTTGCGCCTACTACGCCGGGGAGGTTGCGGCGGGCGCGCGCCCCGTGGACTGGGACCTCGACGCGGGGCTCGACGCGGCGGCGTGGTGGACGTGGGGCGTCGACGAGGAGAAGCTGCTCGGGTGGTTCCCGTTCGTCGAGGAGGACTTCCGGtgcgccggcggccgcgccggcgACGCCGAGGTGGCCGCGTTCGACCACGACATCTGGAGCATTTGGTGA